A region from the Nostoc sp. HK-01 genome encodes:
- a CDS encoding glyceraldehyde-3-phosphate dehydrogenase has product MIRVAINGFGRIGRNFARCWLGRQNSNIDLVAVNDTSDPRTNAHLLKYDSMLGKLKDVDITADDNSIIVNGKTIKCVSDRNPENLPWREWEIDLIIEATGVFTSKEGALKHVNAGAKKVLITAPGKNEDGTFVIGVNHHDYDHNVHHVISNASCTTNCLAPIAKVLNDKFGIIKGTMTTTHSYTGDQRLLDASHRDVRRARAAAINIVPTSTGAAKAVALVIPELKGKLNGVALRVPTPNVSMVDFVVQVEKRTITEEVNQALKDASEGSLKGILDYSELQLVSSDYQGTDASSIIDASLTLVMGSDLVKVMAWYDNEWGYSQRVLDLAELVAEKWQ; this is encoded by the coding sequence GTGATTAGAGTCGCAATCAACGGTTTCGGGCGCATCGGGCGTAACTTTGCACGTTGTTGGCTAGGTCGGCAAAATAGTAATATCGACCTTGTAGCTGTCAATGACACATCAGATCCTAGAACAAATGCTCACCTCCTGAAGTATGACTCGATGCTTGGGAAGTTAAAGGATGTTGACATTACCGCCGATGATAACTCTATCATCGTTAACGGTAAAACCATTAAATGCGTATCTGATCGCAATCCAGAAAACTTGCCCTGGAGAGAATGGGAAATTGACCTAATTATCGAAGCAACTGGGGTATTTACTAGCAAAGAGGGAGCGTTAAAGCACGTAAATGCTGGAGCCAAAAAGGTTCTAATTACCGCCCCTGGGAAAAATGAAGATGGTACTTTTGTTATCGGTGTGAATCATCACGATTACGATCACAATGTACACCACGTTATTAGTAATGCCAGCTGTACCACCAACTGTTTGGCTCCCATTGCCAAGGTGCTAAATGACAAATTCGGCATCATCAAAGGCACAATGACCACAACCCACAGTTACACTGGAGACCAGCGTTTGTTAGACGCTTCTCACCGTGATGTGCGTCGGGCAAGAGCAGCAGCCATCAATATTGTCCCCACCTCGACAGGTGCAGCAAAAGCAGTGGCGTTAGTAATTCCAGAACTCAAAGGTAAGCTGAATGGCGTTGCCTTGCGTGTACCAACCCCGAACGTCTCAATGGTAGATTTCGTTGTTCAGGTTGAGAAGCGTACTATTACGGAAGAAGTGAACCAAGCTCTCAAAGATGCCTCAGAGGGTTCACTAAAGGGTATACTAGATTACAGTGAACTTCAGTTGGTATCATCTGATTACCAAGGTACTGATGCTTCTTCGATTATTGATGCCAGCCTAACTTTGGTAATGGGCAGTGACTTGGTAAAAGTTATGGCATGGTATGACAACGAGTGGGGCTACAGCCAACGTGTTCTTGATTTGGCTGAACTAGTAGCTGAGAAGTGGCAATAA
- a CDS encoding protein-tyrosine-phosphatase, with the protein MTSDKGQKISMPYKLLFVCLGNICRSPSAENIMNHLIDQAGLSSSICCDSAGTSSYHIGSQPDRRMSAAAAKLGIQLRGRARQFAKSDFQEFDLILAMDKDNYEDILTLDPTGKYHDKVRLMCDFCTRHSLKEVPDPYYGGVERFNQVIDLLVDACEGLLQEINNQQLKA; encoded by the coding sequence ATGACAAGTGACAAAGGACAAAAAATATCTATGCCCTACAAGCTATTGTTTGTCTGTCTGGGGAACATTTGTCGTTCGCCATCGGCGGAAAACATCATGAATCATCTGATTGATCAGGCTGGATTAAGTAGCAGCATCTGCTGTGATTCTGCTGGGACATCTAGCTACCACATTGGTAGTCAGCCTGACCGTCGGATGAGTGCGGCGGCGGCTAAATTGGGAATTCAACTGCGTGGTCGAGCCAGACAGTTTGCCAAGTCAGATTTTCAAGAGTTTGATTTAATTTTGGCAATGGATAAAGATAATTATGAGGATATTCTCACCCTTGACCCAACTGGCAAATATCACGACAAAGTACGCTTAATGTGTGATTTTTGTACTCGACATAGCCTGAAAGAAGTTCCTGATCCCTACTACGGCGGCGTAGAGAGATTTAATCAAGTTATTGATTTACTGGTTGATGCTTGTGAAGGGCTACTTCAGGAGATTAATAATCAGCAATTAAAAGCTTAA
- a CDS encoding UDP-N-acetylmuramate--alanine ligase, protein MSNAVDFGGRPFHFIGIGGIGMSALAYVLAKRQLPVSGSDVRPNHITRKLESIGTHIFGKQEASNLEFFRPKVMTNEAALSSQELLAVPVSLLPQVICSTAINTNNLEYKAALELGCPILHRSDVLAALIADYKSIAVAGTHGKTTTSSMIGYMLLQAGLDPTILVGGEVNAWEGNARLGESQYLVAEADESDGSLVKHAPEIGIITNIELDHPDHYDTLEEVIDTFQTFARGCKTLIGSIDCETVRDRLQPTISYSLHQDTNADYSVTNIDYRHDGTTALVWERGKALGVLKLRLLGRHNLSNALAAVAVGRVLNLEFGEIAKAIATFEGARRRFEFRGEVDGITFIDDYAHHPSELRATLAAARLQARPGQRVVAIFQPHRYSRTLTFLEEFSESFAHADLVVLTDIYSAGEPNLGQISGEQLAAEVGKFHPQVVYQSTLPQVREFLLKTLRPGDLALFLGAGNLNQVIPELITTLCETATATS, encoded by the coding sequence ATGAGTAATGCTGTGGATTTTGGCGGTAGACCATTCCATTTCATTGGAATTGGTGGCATAGGTATGTCTGCTCTGGCTTATGTATTGGCAAAGCGTCAATTGCCAGTATCAGGTTCAGATGTTCGGCCAAATCATATTACGCGCAAGTTGGAATCTATCGGTACACATATTTTTGGTAAGCAAGAAGCAAGTAATCTTGAATTCTTTCGTCCCAAGGTAATGACGAATGAAGCAGCATTAAGTTCACAAGAATTATTAGCTGTTCCTGTGTCCTTACTACCTCAAGTAATTTGTTCAACTGCAATTAACACTAACAATTTAGAATATAAAGCTGCTTTAGAATTAGGTTGTCCGATATTGCATCGCTCAGATGTACTAGCTGCTTTGATTGCTGATTATAAAAGCATCGCTGTAGCAGGTACTCATGGCAAAACTACAACAAGTAGTATGATTGGTTATATGCTTCTGCAAGCTGGTTTAGACCCCACAATTTTGGTAGGTGGTGAAGTCAATGCTTGGGAAGGTAATGCTCGTTTAGGAGAAAGCCAATATTTAGTAGCAGAAGCAGATGAATCTGATGGTTCTTTGGTGAAACATGCACCGGAGATCGGCATTATCACTAATATTGAACTAGATCACCCTGACCACTACGACACATTAGAAGAAGTAATTGATACTTTCCAAACATTTGCGCGGGGTTGTAAGACCTTAATTGGCAGTATAGATTGTGAGACAGTACGCGATCGCCTGCAACCCACAATCAGCTACAGCCTACATCAAGATACTAATGCTGACTATAGCGTTACTAATATTGACTATCGTCATGATGGCACCACAGCACTGGTTTGGGAACGCGGTAAAGCTTTAGGTGTGTTAAAGTTGCGCTTACTGGGTCGTCATAACCTTAGCAATGCTCTAGCCGCAGTTGCAGTCGGTCGAGTTTTAAATTTAGAATTTGGTGAAATCGCCAAAGCTATTGCCACTTTTGAAGGTGCAAGACGACGCTTTGAGTTTCGTGGAGAAGTTGATGGCATTACATTTATTGATGACTATGCCCATCATCCTAGTGAATTGCGTGCTACTCTGGCGGCTGCACGTCTTCAGGCTAGACCAGGACAAAGAGTGGTGGCTATCTTCCAACCCCATCGCTATAGTCGCACACTGACGTTTTTAGAAGAATTTTCTGAGTCGTTTGCCCATGCTGATTTAGTTGTATTAACTGATATTTACAGTGCAGGCGAACCTAACTTAGGGCAAATCAGTGGTGAGCAGTTAGCAGCAGAAGTGGGTAAATTCCATCCACAAGTGGTGTATCAATCAACTTTACCCCAAGTGCGCGAATTCTTGCTGAAAACGCTCCGTCCTGGAGACTTGGCACTGTTCCTGGGTGCAGGAAACCTCAATCAAGTAATTCCGGAATTAATTACTACTCTTTGCGAGACTGCTACAGCCACATCTTAA
- a CDS encoding nicotinate-nucleotide adenylyltransferase translates to MQQLAIFGGTFDPIHWGHLLIAETALHQLSLDQIIWVPSLNPPHKQAALFEHRVKMLQLATQENPAFTVSLVETSRSGTSYAINTFIDLSAIYSNTRWYWIVGLDTFQTLPRWYRGHELAQMCDWLIAPRQLDSDTVHSDIICQQVEQQLRQRSLTIHWQFLNIPLVGFSSSHIRKLCCESKSIKSLVPEPVRFYIRTHNLYSEKSE, encoded by the coding sequence ATGCAGCAACTGGCAATTTTTGGTGGCACATTTGATCCAATTCATTGGGGACACTTGCTTATAGCCGAAACGGCTTTGCATCAACTATCCCTAGATCAAATAATTTGGGTACCATCACTTAATCCTCCGCATAAACAAGCAGCACTATTTGAGCATCGGGTAAAGATGCTACAACTAGCAACACAAGAAAACCCAGCTTTTACTGTCTCATTAGTTGAGACCAGTCGCTCTGGAACTTCTTATGCCATCAACACTTTCATTGACTTATCTGCTATTTATTCAAATACTCGCTGGTACTGGATTGTGGGTTTGGATACTTTCCAAACCTTACCCCGTTGGTACCGTGGACACGAACTAGCACAAATGTGTGATTGGTTGATTGCGCCCCGACAATTAGATAGTGATACAGTTCACAGCGATATAATCTGCCAACAAGTAGAGCAACAACTAAGACAGAGGTCGCTTACCATTCACTGGCAATTCTTGAATATACCCTTAGTAGGATTTTCGTCAAGTCATATTCGCAAACTTTGTTGCGAAAGTAAATCTATTAAGTCTTTAGTCCCTGAGCCGGTTAGATTTTACATCAGGACTCATAACCTCTATTCAGAAAAATCTGAATAA
- a CDS encoding UDP-N-acetylenolpyruvoylglucosamine reductase, with amino-acid sequence MKISQAAGNICTVSATPTQKPETDKSSDSKIIYLPGTDCIIKPQASLSAFTSYRVGGAAEWYVAPRNLEALQASLNYAKEHNLRVTTLGAGSNLLVSDRGLPGLVIATRHLRHSHFDPETGLVTVAAGESIPSLAWEAAQLGWQGLEWAVGIPGTVGGAVVMNAGAHNSCIADILVSAEVFSPDGKLETLTPEQLGYTYRTSLLQGSDRIVTQATFQLQPDADPAKILALTKQHKQHRLSTQPYNFPSCGSVFRNPKPYTAGWLIEQTGLKGYQIGGAQVAQLHANFIVNRGGAKASDIFCLIRHIQEQVQERWSILLEPEVKMIGEFQAACG; translated from the coding sequence ATGAAAATCTCCCAGGCAGCTGGAAACATCTGCACAGTTTCTGCTACACCTACACAGAAACCAGAAACAGATAAATCATCAGATAGCAAAATAATTTACTTACCAGGTACAGATTGTATTATCAAGCCACAAGCTTCGTTGTCTGCATTTACATCCTATAGAGTCGGGGGAGCGGCGGAATGGTATGTTGCCCCCCGTAACTTAGAAGCATTACAAGCAAGCTTGAATTACGCAAAAGAACATAATTTAAGAGTAACAACTTTAGGTGCAGGTTCTAACCTGCTAGTAAGCGATCGCGGTTTACCAGGTTTAGTGATTGCCACACGCCATCTTCGTCACAGTCACTTTGACCCAGAAACAGGTTTAGTAACAGTCGCTGCGGGAGAATCAATCCCTAGCCTAGCATGGGAAGCAGCACAACTGGGCTGGCAAGGTTTAGAGTGGGCTGTGGGGATTCCCGGAACCGTGGGTGGTGCCGTAGTGATGAATGCAGGCGCACATAATAGCTGCATCGCAGATATCTTGGTGAGTGCTGAAGTCTTTTCACCTGATGGCAAACTAGAAACTCTGACACCAGAGCAATTAGGTTATACCTACAGAACTTCATTACTCCAGGGAAGCGATCGCATTGTTACCCAAGCAACTTTCCAATTGCAACCAGACGCTGATCCAGCCAAAATTTTAGCATTAACTAAACAACACAAACAGCATCGGCTTTCTACCCAACCTTATAATTTTCCCAGTTGTGGTAGCGTATTCCGCAATCCCAAACCTTATACCGCTGGCTGGTTAATTGAACAAACAGGTCTCAAAGGCTATCAAATCGGTGGCGCACAAGTAGCACAACTTCATGCTAATTTTATTGTGAATCGTGGGGGAGCCAAAGCTAGTGATATTTTCTGCTTAATTCGCCACATTCAAGAACAAGTGCAAGAACGCTGGTCGATTTTGTTAGAGCCAGAAGTCAAAATGATCGGTGAGTTTCAGGCAGCTTGTGGATAG